In Hemicordylus capensis ecotype Gifberg chromosome 3, rHemCap1.1.pri, whole genome shotgun sequence, one DNA window encodes the following:
- the ACTRT3 gene encoding actin-related protein T3 isoform X3, whose protein sequence is MEKIWKHTYENELKLNSSTRPALITEAPLNPLANREQMTRLLFEKFEVPALYVAIQAVLALYAAGLTTGCVMDSGDGVTHTVPIFEGYCLPHAVLRLDLAGRDLTEYFMRILRESGIALVSTAEREIVRIIKEGLCYVCLNPEEEMAKKPTAIEKTWKLPDGQIIKIHNQLFRCPETLFRPSNVGMEAPGIDKLLFNTIMKCDIDLRTTLYANVLLSGGSSLFPGIGERLTKELIRMAPKDTEVLVTAPPERKISVWMGGSILASLSAFQEMWISKEEYAEVGPNIVHRKCF, encoded by the coding sequence ATGGAGAAAATATGGAAGCATACATATGAGAATGAACTGAAGTTAAATTccagcacaagaccagcattGATAACTGAAGCACCACTCAACCCACTGGCCAATCGTGAACAAATGACAAGACTGCTCTTTGAGAAATTTGAGGTACCAGCCCTCTATGTGGCCATCCAGGCTGTGCTGGCACTATATGCCGCGGGTCTCACTACAGGCTGTGTGATGGATTCTGGAGATGGTGTCACCCACACTGTTCCAATCTTTGAAGGCTACTGCTTGCCTCACGCTGTCCTCCGGCTTGACCTGGCAGGTCGGGATCTTACAGAATACTTCATGAGAATCCTGAGAGAAAGTGGCATTGCCTTAGTGAGCACAGCTGAAAGGGAAATTGTGCGGATCATCAAAGAGGGCTTATGTTACGTGTGTTTGAACCCTGAGGAGGAGATGGCTAAAAAACCTACTGCCATAGAGAAAACTTGGAAGCTGCCTGATGGGCAGATCATCAAAATCCACAACCAATTGTTCCGTTGCCCTGAGACCCTCTTTCGTCCATCTAATGTTGGCATGGAGGCCCCTGGAATTGATAAGCTCCTATTCAACACCATCATGAAATGTGACATTGACCTGAGGACCACTTTGTATGCCAATGTACTCCTTTCTGGGGGTTCCAGTCTCTTTCCTGGCATCGGTGAGCGCTTGACTAAGGAGCTGATTCGCATGGCTCCCAAGGATACGGAGGTGTTGGTCACAGCACCCCCTGAGAGGAAGATCTCTGTTTGGatggggggttccattcttgcttCACTCTCTGCCTTCCAGGAGATGTGGATTTCCAAGGAGGAATATGCTGAAGTTGGGCCTAATATAGTACACAGGAAGTGCTTCTAG
- the ACTRT3 gene encoding actin-related protein T3 isoform X2 → MRNASEPSARRSRKEQPHQLAGGYPVEHGIVTSWPDMEKIWKHTYENELKLNSSTRPALITEAPLNPLANREQMTRLLFEKFEVPALYVAIQAVLALYAAGLTTGCVMDSGDGVTHTVPIFEGYCLPHAVLRLDLAGRDLTEYFMRILRESGIALVSTAEREIVRIIKEGLCYVCLNPEEEMAKKPTAIEKTWKLPDGQIIKIHNQLFRCPETLFRPSNVGMEAPGIDKLLFNTIMKCDIDLRTTLYANVLLSGGSSLFPGIGERLTKELIRMAPKDTEVLVTAPPERKISVWMGGSILASLSAFQEMWISKEEYAEVGPNIVHRKCF, encoded by the exons ATGCGTAACGCGTCAGAGCCCTCCGCACGTAGAAGCAGAAAGGAGCAGCCGCATCAACTGGCCGGCGG ATACCCAGTGGAACATGGAATTGTCACATCTTGGCCAGACATGGAGAAAATATGGAAGCATACATATGAGAATGAACTGAAGTTAAATTccagcacaagaccagcattGATAACTGAAGCACCACTCAACCCACTGGCCAATCGTGAACAAATGACAAGACTGCTCTTTGAGAAATTTGAGGTACCAGCCCTCTATGTGGCCATCCAGGCTGTGCTGGCACTATATGCCGCGGGTCTCACTACAGGCTGTGTGATGGATTCTGGAGATGGTGTCACCCACACTGTTCCAATCTTTGAAGGCTACTGCTTGCCTCACGCTGTCCTCCGGCTTGACCTGGCAGGTCGGGATCTTACAGAATACTTCATGAGAATCCTGAGAGAAAGTGGCATTGCCTTAGTGAGCACAGCTGAAAGGGAAATTGTGCGGATCATCAAAGAGGGCTTATGTTACGTGTGTTTGAACCCTGAGGAGGAGATGGCTAAAAAACCTACTGCCATAGAGAAAACTTGGAAGCTGCCTGATGGGCAGATCATCAAAATCCACAACCAATTGTTCCGTTGCCCTGAGACCCTCTTTCGTCCATCTAATGTTGGCATGGAGGCCCCTGGAATTGATAAGCTCCTATTCAACACCATCATGAAATGTGACATTGACCTGAGGACCACTTTGTATGCCAATGTACTCCTTTCTGGGGGTTCCAGTCTCTTTCCTGGCATCGGTGAGCGCTTGACTAAGGAGCTGATTCGCATGGCTCCCAAGGATACGGAGGTGTTGGTCACAGCACCCCCTGAGAGGAAGATCTCTGTTTGGatggggggttccattcttgcttCACTCTCTGCCTTCCAGGAGATGTGGATTTCCAAGGAGGAATATGCTGAAGTTGGGCCTAATATAGTACACAGGAAGTGCTTCTAG
- the ACTRT3 gene encoding actin-related protein T3 isoform X1: MGELPPAVVLDNGSGLLKAGVAGDKEPRVIFTNLIGRPKAKSVMLGAGQKDFYIGDEAQAKRGILSLRYPVEHGIVTSWPDMEKIWKHTYENELKLNSSTRPALITEAPLNPLANREQMTRLLFEKFEVPALYVAIQAVLALYAAGLTTGCVMDSGDGVTHTVPIFEGYCLPHAVLRLDLAGRDLTEYFMRILRESGIALVSTAEREIVRIIKEGLCYVCLNPEEEMAKKPTAIEKTWKLPDGQIIKIHNQLFRCPETLFRPSNVGMEAPGIDKLLFNTIMKCDIDLRTTLYANVLLSGGSSLFPGIGERLTKELIRMAPKDTEVLVTAPPERKISVWMGGSILASLSAFQEMWISKEEYAEVGPNIVHRKCF; the protein is encoded by the exons ATGGGTGAGCTGCCCCCAGCTGTGGTGCTAGACAATGGCTCAGGTCTGCTCAAAGCCGGTGTTGCTGGGGACAAAGAACCGCGTGTCATCTTCACCAACTTGATAGGCCGCCCCAAGGCCAAGTCTGTGATGCTAGGTGCTGGCCAGAAGGACTTCTACATTGGCGACGAGGCACAAGCTAAGCGAGGGATCCTCTCCCTCAG ATACCCAGTGGAACATGGAATTGTCACATCTTGGCCAGACATGGAGAAAATATGGAAGCATACATATGAGAATGAACTGAAGTTAAATTccagcacaagaccagcattGATAACTGAAGCACCACTCAACCCACTGGCCAATCGTGAACAAATGACAAGACTGCTCTTTGAGAAATTTGAGGTACCAGCCCTCTATGTGGCCATCCAGGCTGTGCTGGCACTATATGCCGCGGGTCTCACTACAGGCTGTGTGATGGATTCTGGAGATGGTGTCACCCACACTGTTCCAATCTTTGAAGGCTACTGCTTGCCTCACGCTGTCCTCCGGCTTGACCTGGCAGGTCGGGATCTTACAGAATACTTCATGAGAATCCTGAGAGAAAGTGGCATTGCCTTAGTGAGCACAGCTGAAAGGGAAATTGTGCGGATCATCAAAGAGGGCTTATGTTACGTGTGTTTGAACCCTGAGGAGGAGATGGCTAAAAAACCTACTGCCATAGAGAAAACTTGGAAGCTGCCTGATGGGCAGATCATCAAAATCCACAACCAATTGTTCCGTTGCCCTGAGACCCTCTTTCGTCCATCTAATGTTGGCATGGAGGCCCCTGGAATTGATAAGCTCCTATTCAACACCATCATGAAATGTGACATTGACCTGAGGACCACTTTGTATGCCAATGTACTCCTTTCTGGGGGTTCCAGTCTCTTTCCTGGCATCGGTGAGCGCTTGACTAAGGAGCTGATTCGCATGGCTCCCAAGGATACGGAGGTGTTGGTCACAGCACCCCCTGAGAGGAAGATCTCTGTTTGGatggggggttccattcttgcttCACTCTCTGCCTTCCAGGAGATGTGGATTTCCAAGGAGGAATATGCTGAAGTTGGGCCTAATATAGTACACAGGAAGTGCTTCTAG